The following are from one region of the Gammaproteobacteria bacterium genome:
- a CDS encoding site-specific integrase, with protein MAESHSLLENTVVVYKRARSAVWQARLHLDDGTWHRVSTKTGDIDEAVDRATVLYYEARVKAQNKLPQSTRKFASVAKASIQAMEEELRHGRGKVVYSAYIGVIHNFLIPFFGKHGVDSITPEKLNRYEAWRRQKMGKEPAASTITTHNVALARVFDIALQHGWITQSTLPALQNKGKKSEARPAFSFEEYRLLTRRMREWAKTGKSRRSQMMRELLRDYVLILANTGMRHGTEAMNLKWRHIQWFINRKGERFLQMTVDGKTGNRQLIARHNTGIYLRRIQ; from the coding sequence ATGGCTGAATCCCACTCGTTATTAGAAAACACTGTTGTCGTTTATAAACGAGCGCGCAGTGCTGTCTGGCAGGCCCGTCTGCACTTGGATGACGGCACCTGGCATCGGGTATCGACCAAAACAGGGGATATTGACGAGGCAGTAGATAGAGCCACAGTCCTTTACTACGAAGCGAGGGTCAAAGCCCAGAACAAACTCCCCCAAAGCACCCGTAAGTTTGCCTCGGTCGCTAAAGCTTCCATTCAAGCGATGGAAGAAGAACTTCGCCATGGCCGAGGCAAAGTGGTCTATAGCGCCTATATCGGCGTGATCCATAACTTTCTCATCCCCTTCTTTGGCAAGCACGGGGTCGATTCGATCACCCCAGAGAAACTCAATCGATATGAAGCCTGGCGACGGCAAAAGATGGGCAAGGAGCCCGCCGCCAGTACCATCACCACCCACAATGTGGCACTCGCCCGGGTCTTTGATATCGCCCTGCAACACGGCTGGATCACCCAATCCACCCTGCCCGCCTTACAGAACAAGGGCAAGAAGTCAGAGGCCCGGCCGGCCTTTAGCTTTGAGGAATATCGGCTTTTGACCCGGCGTATGCGCGAGTGGGCGAAGACGGGTAAATCCCGGCGCAGCCAGATGATGCGTGAGTTATTGCGCGATTATGTCCTGATCCTCGCCAATACCGGGATGCGCCATGGTACTGAAGCGATGAACCTTAAATGGCGGCATATCCAGTGGTTTATCAACCGTAAAGGAGAAAGATTCCTGCAGATGACGGTCGATGGCAAGACCGGCAATAGGCAATTGATTGCCAGGCACAATACCGGCATCTACTTACGACGAATACAGAG